The bacterium genome has a window encoding:
- a CDS encoding PIN domain-containing protein has translation MYVLLMKKGADLLGNVSRWRIREQIEKNHGFAQECYQKIDAFLEYIGELKSSALSIVNVDYDIFYKSVEIGKEYGLITRDAIHSATCKTFNISHIATNDEHFDKVEFLSVWKPIVA, from the coding sequence ATGTATGTGTTGCTTATGAAAAAAGGAGCGGATTTATTGGGAAATGTTAGTCGCTGGAGAATCAGAGAGCAGATTGAAAAAAATCATGGGTTTGCACAAGAATGTTACCAGAAGATTGACGCTTTTCTTGAGTATATTGGCGAATTAAAATCTTCTGCGCTATCAATAGTTAATGTTGACTACGATATTTTCTATAAATCGGTTGAGATTGGGAAAGAGTATGGATTGATTACACGAGATGCAATTCATTCAGCTACTTGTAAAACATTCAATATTTCTCATATAGCTACAAATGATGAGCACTTTGATAAAGTTGAGTTTTTAAGTGTTTGGAAACCTATTGTAGCTTAA